Proteins encoded in a region of the Stieleria neptunia genome:
- a CDS encoding TolC family protein: protein MSNTASAIGRTFTPPPPVPSAPYGLDQLDPSGPLFPGVRVDGSDFGSTPAPVYVDGEMSSEVLPMEAEVQGYRLDDFLTLAAQNNPTIRQARLQISAQTAKALQAGLYPNPTLNYIGEQIGVMLKATRIRRASFRG from the coding sequence ATGAGCAACACGGCTTCGGCGATCGGTCGCACCTTCACGCCTCCACCACCTGTGCCATCGGCACCCTACGGTTTAGATCAGCTCGATCCAAGCGGGCCACTGTTCCCCGGCGTTCGTGTCGACGGCAGCGACTTCGGTAGCACGCCAGCTCCCGTTTACGTCGACGGCGAAATGAGCTCGGAAGTGTTGCCAATGGAAGCAGAAGTCCAAGGGTACAGGCTAGATGATTTCCTGACTCTAGCGGCTCAGAACAATCCCACGATCCGTCAAGCTCGACTGCAGATTTCAGCACAAACCGCCAAGGCCTTGCAGGCGGGTTTGTACCCCAACCCGACTCTGAATTACATCGGCGAACAGATCGGAGTGATGTTGAAGGCGACAAGGATTCGCCGGGCGAGTTTCAGGGGATGA
- a CDS encoding DUF1592 domain-containing protein — protein MKWTLSLFFASVMLLQSNGRADTLDPAVKSLVESSCIHCHDAATDTGLNFESLGTDLSDDAVARRWEQVFDRARTGDMPPEDEERPDPEVLAAATEALHQAMTRASLAKQSSGRVPARRLTKLELRYTMQDLLGIEADVTSGVPDEVESGSFDTVGANQRISAVHMESYLAAAGEALTHAIRLGDNPFRKIADHAATNFAHLEPWHNKPLNLGGSITRKLKFSPGVVMFRDVDYLTQFTYQIPVAGIYRLRAGLAAYQSEKPVTVKIIVKNQSGSAKLAASRDLLPGEPFELVLETYLRPGDAPYLTFDDSVQTGVNIFSAGGAANYRGPGMAITEQSIEGPIHESWPPASTTNLLGDLVSKSGDAEIADVRASMEDIAPRLFRRPVIESEIDDFMRLAQPAMRDGRGAIEALKVSLRSMLSSPQFLLFGGQPGELDDHALASRLSYFLWRSLPDEKLFDAAKEGTLSDPKTLADQVDRMLADAKAERFVKDFVGQWLWLHRINATAPDDGLYPEFDELLGTALPTETELFFAHLIENNRPARDLIDSDDTFLNRRLAQHYGIDGVEGQHFRRVTIPDNRPRGGVLTQAAVLKVTANGTSTSPVTRGNFVLTNFLGTPPAPPPPSVGSIEPDTRGKTTIREILAAHRDMETCNQCHKHIDPPGFALESFDPIGGYRTRYRASGGEREFGGFVAKLPPREGPPVDSSGKTAEGEAFDGIEQYKQHLLDKEELIVRHFISQLIVFGTGSEIGFADREAIDQIMNETRDDDFRVKNILHAIFQSRLFREK, from the coding sequence ATGAAATGGACACTCAGTTTGTTCTTCGCGTCAGTCATGCTGCTGCAATCCAACGGCCGGGCCGACACGCTCGACCCGGCGGTGAAATCTCTCGTCGAATCGTCGTGCATCCATTGCCATGATGCCGCTACTGACACCGGGTTGAATTTTGAATCGTTGGGAACAGACCTCAGCGACGATGCGGTCGCACGGCGTTGGGAACAGGTTTTTGATCGGGCACGAACCGGCGACATGCCACCTGAAGATGAAGAGCGGCCCGATCCGGAAGTGCTTGCCGCGGCGACCGAGGCGTTGCACCAAGCCATGACTCGGGCAAGTCTGGCGAAGCAATCAAGTGGCCGCGTTCCAGCCCGCCGGCTGACGAAGTTGGAACTTCGCTACACGATGCAGGACTTACTGGGCATCGAAGCCGATGTGACCAGCGGCGTCCCCGACGAAGTCGAATCGGGCAGCTTCGACACCGTCGGCGCGAATCAGCGGATCTCGGCGGTTCACATGGAAAGCTATCTCGCTGCCGCCGGCGAAGCTCTCACGCACGCCATCCGACTCGGCGATAATCCCTTCCGCAAGATCGCCGATCATGCCGCGACCAATTTTGCCCACCTCGAACCTTGGCACAACAAGCCGCTGAACCTTGGTGGCAGCATCACTCGCAAGCTGAAGTTCAGTCCTGGCGTGGTGATGTTCCGCGACGTGGACTATCTGACTCAGTTTACCTACCAGATTCCAGTCGCCGGGATTTATCGCTTGCGTGCAGGTCTTGCCGCATACCAATCCGAAAAACCGGTTACGGTGAAGATCATCGTCAAGAATCAGTCCGGCAGTGCCAAGCTGGCCGCGTCTCGTGACTTGTTGCCCGGCGAACCGTTTGAACTGGTGCTGGAGACCTATCTTCGACCCGGCGACGCACCGTACCTGACCTTTGACGATTCGGTGCAAACAGGCGTCAACATCTTTTCCGCCGGTGGAGCCGCCAACTATCGGGGACCGGGCATGGCGATCACCGAGCAATCGATCGAAGGTCCGATCCACGAAAGCTGGCCGCCGGCGAGCACAACCAATCTTCTGGGCGACCTTGTGTCAAAATCAGGCGATGCAGAAATCGCTGATGTTCGGGCCTCCATGGAAGACATCGCGCCGCGTCTGTTTCGCCGACCGGTGATCGAGTCGGAGATTGACGACTTCATGCGGTTGGCACAGCCCGCGATGCGGGACGGTCGCGGAGCCATCGAAGCGTTGAAAGTGTCGCTGAGATCAATGCTCAGTTCGCCGCAGTTTCTGCTATTCGGCGGGCAGCCCGGAGAGCTTGACGATCATGCGTTGGCGAGCCGCTTGTCATACTTTTTGTGGCGTAGCTTGCCCGATGAAAAACTCTTCGACGCAGCAAAAGAGGGAACGCTTTCGGATCCAAAAACGCTAGCCGACCAAGTCGATCGAATGCTGGCGGATGCGAAAGCGGAGCGTTTTGTCAAAGACTTCGTCGGCCAGTGGCTCTGGCTGCACCGCATCAATGCGACCGCACCAGACGATGGTTTGTATCCCGAGTTCGATGAGTTGCTGGGCACGGCGCTGCCAACGGAGACCGAGTTGTTCTTCGCTCACTTGATTGAAAACAATCGGCCGGCAAGGGATCTGATCGATTCTGACGACACGTTCTTGAACCGACGACTTGCTCAGCACTACGGCATCGACGGCGTCGAGGGCCAACACTTTCGCCGGGTGACAATTCCCGACAACCGTCCTCGCGGTGGCGTCCTGACGCAAGCGGCGGTCTTGAAAGTGACCGCCAACGGCACGTCCACGTCGCCAGTCACTCGCGGCAATTTCGTGCTGACCAATTTCTTGGGAACGCCACCTGCACCGCCGCCGCCCAGCGTCGGCTCGATCGAACCGGACACGCGTGGCAAGACGACGATCCGAGAGATACTCGCCGCTCACCGTGACATGGAAACGTGCAACCAATGCCACAAGCACATCGACCCGCCGGGGTTTGCCTTGGAGAGCTTTGATCCGATTGGCGGCTATCGCACTCGCTATCGGGCGTCCGGCGGAGAGCGGGAGTTCGGCGGATTCGTCGCGAAGTTGCCGCCCCGCGAAGGGCCACCGGTCGACTCAAGCGGCAAGACCGCTGAAGGCGAAGCGTTCGACGGGATCGAGCAGTACAAACAGCACCTGCTCGACAAGGAGGAGCTGATTGTGCGTCATTTCATTTCGCAGTTGATCGTCTTCGGAACCGGCAGCGAGATCGGGTTCGCTGACCGTGAAGCCATTGACCAAATCATGAACGAAACCCGCGATGACGACTTTCGCGTCAAAAACATCCTTCACGCGATTTTTCAGAGCCGATTATTTCGCGAGAAGTGA
- a CDS encoding Fic family protein, with protein sequence MGLGSSGKDDDTPFDGSGLKLKSIKTRRELNEVEFASILRVTEKYLLSKPSRKIAPFNFDWLLGLHREMLGSIWSWAGEIRSTEKNIGVNPNIIAAELGVIAMEADKRHNETSGLVIATAAQFHHRAVWVHPFEDGNGRWDRLLANVWLMQHAQPATLWPATGLRDTESPIRDEYIAAIKAADSRNDGPLIDLHQRFSE encoded by the coding sequence ATGGGGCTTGGTTCTAGCGGGAAAGATGACGACACACCGTTTGATGGATCGGGCCTAAAACTCAAGTCGATCAAAACACGGCGCGAGCTCAACGAGGTCGAGTTTGCATCGATCCTTCGCGTGACAGAGAAATACTTACTGTCGAAACCATCCCGGAAGATCGCGCCGTTCAATTTTGATTGGCTTCTCGGACTCCATCGTGAAATGCTTGGTTCGATCTGGAGTTGGGCAGGAGAGATCCGATCGACTGAAAAGAACATCGGAGTGAACCCCAATATCATCGCAGCGGAACTCGGGGTGATTGCGATGGAGGCCGACAAGAGACACAACGAAACGAGCGGTCTCGTGATCGCAACCGCCGCTCAGTTTCATCACCGCGCGGTTTGGGTTCATCCCTTTGAAGATGGGAATGGGCGGTGGGATCGACTCTTGGCGAATGTGTGGCTGATGCAACATGCCCAGCCAGCAACACTCTGGCCGGCAACCGGTCTTCGCGACACCGAGAGTCCGATTCGCGACGAGTACATTGCTGCAATCAAAGCAGCTGACTCGCGAAACGATGGACCGCTGATTGACTTACACCAAAGGTTCAGCGAGTAA
- a CDS encoding helix-turn-helix domain-containing protein produces MPLPEIVARIQERKRELDISVSDLARRSGVSRATVIRILGGEDHEFSFANVQAILLALGISLDLTEIPAAKFRDHIATAKAKRLIALTQGNVALESQAVSRASAQSHLEEAKARIASSSRKLWAS; encoded by the coding sequence ATGCCGCTTCCCGAAATAGTCGCCCGCATCCAAGAACGAAAACGAGAGCTCGATATCTCTGTTTCGGATCTTGCGCGCCGCAGCGGCGTTTCTCGGGCCACGGTCATTCGGATTCTCGGCGGTGAGGACCACGAATTCTCGTTCGCAAACGTGCAGGCCATTCTGCTCGCTCTGGGTATCTCGCTCGATCTAACAGAGATTCCCGCCGCGAAATTTCGAGATCACATCGCGACTGCAAAAGCCAAACGTTTGATTGCACTGACGCAGGGCAATGTGGCTCTCGAGTCCCAAGCTGTCTCGCGGGCTTCGGCTCAATCGCATCTCGAAGAAGCGAAAGCTCGCATTGCATCGTCCAGTCGAAAACTGTGGGCCTCATGA
- a CDS encoding copper oxidase — MPCPEDRRKFLKVGSFAAATGFVGNLLGRDANAQEPMQHSGMKQHDNMPQPVGNASARPEIPASSDVVAEYHGFSRFKPGRGLDPDSDYYIGKLVPGFRQASDGPAPFEAPDIPKLPYKMDGGVKVFELVPMAVQQEFHPGVKMNVYGYNGSMPGPTIEVTQGDRVRIIVTNELPEDTFVHWHGFELPVQYDGAATLTQNPIKPGKTKVFEFDIHEEGTFFYHSHVAMQEAFGQVGWFIVHPQKVFDPPVDRDFGLLFQNFQIPPTHTISDSWSMDWNWHTINGKSGPYTTPLVCKHGERVRVRLLNFAPMQHHPIHLHGHTFWVTSHEGARIPKSAWVPRNNELVGVAQASSFEFIANNPGDWIFHCHMIHHMMNHMVKQVGPRMRDDASVDQYLANLSSRPQVDASTDEKFATPGYPQKMQGMEMSEEFMKAIWSRKEVRGMRANYAMSVKGLMTVLRVLPDDLYELVMNSDQPVEKGAVFAEIVRRFGDPGKYEAAPKMMM; from the coding sequence ATGCCTTGTCCAGAAGATCGTCGCAAGTTTTTGAAGGTAGGCTCGTTCGCCGCAGCAACCGGTTTCGTTGGCAATTTGCTGGGACGCGATGCCAACGCGCAAGAGCCCATGCAGCACAGCGGAATGAAGCAACACGACAACATGCCGCAGCCAGTGGGCAACGCGTCAGCTCGCCCTGAAATCCCGGCCTCATCTGATGTCGTTGCGGAATACCACGGCTTCTCGCGTTTCAAACCCGGTCGTGGTCTCGACCCAGACTCGGACTATTACATCGGCAAGCTGGTTCCGGGTTTTCGCCAGGCTTCCGATGGTCCCGCGCCGTTTGAGGCTCCCGATATTCCGAAGCTGCCTTACAAAATGGATGGCGGCGTGAAGGTGTTTGAACTTGTGCCGATGGCGGTTCAACAAGAGTTTCATCCTGGCGTGAAGATGAACGTCTACGGCTATAACGGAAGCATGCCGGGGCCGACGATCGAAGTCACGCAAGGCGATCGTGTTCGCATCATCGTGACCAATGAATTGCCTGAAGATACGTTCGTCCATTGGCATGGTTTCGAGCTGCCCGTTCAGTATGACGGAGCCGCCACCTTGACTCAGAATCCCATCAAGCCCGGAAAGACGAAGGTCTTTGAATTCGACATCCATGAGGAAGGCACGTTCTTCTATCACTCGCATGTGGCGATGCAAGAAGCGTTTGGACAAGTCGGTTGGTTCATCGTTCATCCCCAGAAAGTCTTCGATCCACCGGTGGATCGCGATTTCGGATTGCTGTTCCAGAATTTTCAAATTCCGCCGACGCACACGATCAGCGATTCGTGGTCGATGGACTGGAACTGGCACACGATCAACGGCAAGAGCGGTCCCTACACGACACCGCTGGTATGCAAACATGGCGAGCGTGTTCGTGTGCGACTGTTGAACTTCGCCCCGATGCAACACCATCCGATCCACCTGCACGGACACACGTTTTGGGTGACCAGTCACGAAGGGGCTCGCATACCCAAGAGTGCCTGGGTTCCTCGCAACAATGAATTGGTCGGCGTTGCTCAAGCATCAAGCTTCGAGTTCATCGCCAACAACCCCGGCGATTGGATTTTTCATTGTCATATGATCCATCACATGATGAACCACATGGTCAAACAAGTTGGACCGCGAATGCGCGATGACGCTTCGGTCGATCAGTACCTCGCGAATCTCAGTAGCCGTCCGCAAGTCGACGCTTCAACTGACGAAAAGTTCGCGACGCCAGGCTACCCACAGAAGATGCAGGGCATGGAGATGTCCGAGGAATTTATGAAAGCCATATGGAGCCGAAAAGAAGTTCGCGGAATGCGAGCCAACTATGCTATGTCGGTCAAAGGATTGATGACCGTGCTGCGAGTTCTACCAGACGACCTGTATGAGTTGGTCATGAACAGCGACCAGCCAGTTGAAAAAGGAGCGGTATTCGCCGAAATCGTTCGTCGTTTCGGTGACCCCGGTAAGTACGAAGCTGCGCCCAAGATGATGATGTGA
- a CDS encoding DUF1552 domain-containing protein produces the protein MAHLPRRTFLRGTGVALALPLLESMNPVLAASQPVAPKRMVFICTALGLHPPNLWPETTGKHYESTPYLDLLQQNRDDFTLMGGLSHEDQTGRQPHDSEKTWLTAARKPGTAGFRNTISVDQLAASKIGDQTRFRSITLGTVSPQSQSYTSGGVMIPAETSPAAMFAQMFLQGKPADVARQKQRLGDGRSILDQLGSQTKKLRQIASTADNHLLDDYFESVRTAENNIASAEDWMQRPKPLVDAQPPEDIADPADLIGRARLLMDLIPLIVQTDSSRVITLMVQDHYVVPKVEGVSGNHHNLSHHGQDPAKIKQLERIETGIMGCFADLLSQMKAPTESGSSLLDNTSIVFGSNLGNANAHHAKNLPVFLAGGGFDHGSYINLRKNGDQPLCNLFVRLLQDAEVETDAFGQSTTALTWN, from the coding sequence ATGGCACATCTTCCCCGACGAACATTCCTTCGCGGTACCGGCGTAGCGTTGGCCCTGCCGTTGCTTGAATCCATGAACCCGGTGTTGGCCGCATCGCAACCGGTCGCTCCGAAGCGGATGGTTTTCATCTGCACGGCACTCGGACTTCACCCGCCTAACCTGTGGCCCGAGACAACGGGGAAACATTACGAGAGCACGCCGTACCTTGATCTATTACAGCAGAACCGCGATGACTTCACCTTAATGGGCGGACTGTCGCACGAAGACCAAACCGGTCGACAGCCTCACGACAGCGAAAAAACTTGGCTGACCGCGGCTCGTAAACCCGGCACGGCCGGTTTTCGCAACACCATCAGCGTCGATCAGCTCGCCGCCAGCAAGATCGGCGACCAGACGCGGTTCCGCAGCATCACGCTGGGAACGGTCAGCCCCCAAAGTCAATCGTACACGTCGGGCGGCGTCATGATCCCGGCAGAGACCAGTCCGGCCGCCATGTTCGCGCAGATGTTTCTGCAAGGCAAACCAGCCGACGTCGCACGTCAGAAGCAACGTTTAGGTGACGGTCGCAGCATCTTGGACCAGCTCGGTTCCCAAACGAAGAAGCTACGGCAAATAGCCAGCACAGCCGACAATCACTTGCTGGATGACTATTTCGAGTCCGTACGCACTGCCGAAAACAACATCGCCAGTGCCGAGGACTGGATGCAGCGTCCCAAGCCCCTCGTTGATGCCCAGCCGCCCGAGGATATTGCCGACCCTGCGGACTTGATCGGTCGCGCGCGTTTGTTGATGGATTTGATTCCGTTGATTGTGCAGACCGATTCATCACGAGTCATCACGTTGATGGTGCAAGATCACTACGTGGTTCCCAAGGTCGAAGGCGTCAGTGGCAATCATCACAACCTGTCACATCACGGCCAGGATCCGGCAAAAATCAAACAACTCGAGCGGATCGAAACCGGCATCATGGGCTGCTTCGCGGACTTGCTTTCGCAAATGAAGGCTCCCACCGAGTCCGGATCGTCGCTACTGGACAACACGTCGATCGTCTTCGGCAGCAACCTCGGCAACGCTAACGCGCACCACGCCAAGAACCTGCCGGTTTTCCTGGCTGGCGGCGGCTTCGACCACGGCAGCTACATTAACCTTCGCAAGAACGGCGACCAACCGCTGTGCAATCTGTTCGTGCGTTTGCTACAGGACGCCGAAGTCGAAACGGATGCCTTTGGACAAAGCACAACGGCTCTTACGTGGAACTGA
- a CDS encoding metal-sensitive transcriptional regulator, whose product MLPDDEKKKLNNRLHRVIGQVEAVGRMIVDDEYCVDILMQLSAATGALNKVGQIVLEQHIRSCVSDAIKSGNAKERDEKIEELMKVFRKYGQ is encoded by the coding sequence ATGCTCCCAGACGACGAAAAAAAGAAACTCAACAACCGACTTCATCGTGTCATCGGGCAAGTCGAAGCGGTTGGTCGTATGATCGTGGATGATGAATACTGCGTCGATATCCTGATGCAGTTGTCCGCCGCGACGGGCGCACTCAACAAAGTCGGCCAGATCGTCTTGGAGCAGCACATCCGATCCTGCGTCAGCGATGCCATCAAGAGCGGTAACGCCAAGGAACGTGATGAGAAGATCGAAGAGCTGATGAAGGTTTTTCGGAAGTACGGCCAGTGA
- a CDS encoding protein kinase domain-containing protein gives MNNAAPITCSTCGRTLRPDAPEQLCPACLMTGAMEVDDLPATEIRPVEVEAEGLLVAVDDGEGDPAAAAPHEFGGYCLIKVLGKGGMGVVYEAEQIATGRRVALKMLGTQLDSPEVRARFLREGRLAAGVSHPNSVYVFGTEEIEGLPVITMEIVGGGTLQDKLDRVGQLPIVEAVDAMLDVIEGLEAALSKDVLHRDIKPSNCFIGPDGRVKVGDFGLSVSTISSVETFATATGVALGTPAFASPEQLRGNELDHRSDIYSIGSTLYTLLSGSQPFGGNNAVHIVAAVLDEVPKPLDQLRDDVPPELSAVVAKCLAKKPESRFGDYTSLRKVLLPFSSRRPEPEPAPLSRRALAGMIDLSIAWTLPRTLLAASVGALEFSELIASPWYWPFVVASCVWFVAYFGATEGFINQSLGKRLLGLRVTTKSGRQIGIKRAVARSLLSLLAVQTLLVMQALFVFDLVGFGLPGWLYGVIYLSIGLTLLLLPMVTMRRRNAMATVWDKLTQTRVVMPAVDAVRLKVWDRLPACLEQELSDRMEAYPTEIGPYRLTRIVRDPDWIEAIDPALQRIVWLKRRTEPLEPCRREVARPGRLRWLQSVCKQDEVWDAFETKPGVPAAQIVSNSNVTWEASGHWLYDLSLELASASDDRTLPQELSLDHVWITQQGHAVLLDDAYPQGSETTNNVVDLVEDPTEQGALTSSTTKLTQNFLSNVAATTRPHTIPLRARALLVNLRLGKFDRLSFLAGNLRSLLTKPARIDRGSRATALLTVPLLLIATAWITGQANEQSYRAASARWSAAYPGLPPLSTVLLFRHPLQERIGEQTLRIHLAGHYSEFLDDLQFRDDRTDIVATLGDPAMQDFLRRTLKRPPKFSVAELKRADRRVADGLQIIFATWKRSRTLEMLGLALFVLAFTGTVQLAAIMLSGRTVGQAVFGYAVVDDAGAPVGRLRMIARWLVTWIPIAIVLWLTQINPWAYLALVPWLAAAIFAIRSPERGLPEQLTGTWLVPR, from the coding sequence ATGAACAATGCCGCTCCCATTACCTGCTCGACTTGCGGACGAACCCTGCGTCCGGACGCCCCCGAACAGTTGTGCCCGGCGTGCTTGATGACCGGGGCGATGGAAGTGGACGATCTGCCGGCCACCGAGATTCGACCGGTCGAAGTGGAAGCGGAGGGATTGTTGGTCGCGGTCGATGATGGTGAAGGCGATCCCGCCGCCGCCGCCCCGCACGAGTTCGGCGGATACTGCTTGATCAAGGTGCTCGGCAAGGGCGGCATGGGCGTGGTCTATGAAGCCGAGCAGATCGCCACCGGTCGCCGCGTCGCGCTCAAGATGCTGGGGACGCAATTGGATTCGCCGGAAGTTCGGGCGAGGTTTCTTCGCGAGGGTCGTTTGGCCGCTGGGGTGAGTCACCCCAACAGCGTGTACGTTTTTGGCACCGAAGAGATCGAAGGCCTGCCGGTCATCACCATGGAGATCGTTGGCGGCGGGACGCTGCAAGACAAGCTGGATCGGGTCGGTCAGTTGCCGATCGTCGAAGCCGTCGACGCGATGTTGGACGTGATCGAAGGACTTGAGGCGGCGCTAAGCAAAGACGTCCTGCACCGCGACATCAAACCGTCGAACTGTTTCATTGGTCCCGACGGCCGCGTCAAGGTCGGCGACTTTGGCTTGTCGGTCTCGACGATCAGCAGCGTGGAGACGTTTGCAACCGCGACTGGGGTGGCGCTCGGCACACCAGCGTTCGCGTCCCCTGAACAACTGCGTGGCAACGAACTCGATCACCGCAGCGACATCTACTCAATCGGATCGACACTGTACACGTTGCTCTCGGGCAGCCAGCCGTTTGGCGGCAACAACGCGGTGCACATCGTCGCGGCGGTTCTCGATGAAGTTCCTAAGCCGCTCGATCAGCTTCGCGACGACGTGCCGCCGGAATTATCGGCGGTCGTTGCAAAATGCTTGGCGAAGAAACCTGAATCACGTTTCGGCGACTACACATCGCTTCGCAAAGTCCTGCTTCCGTTCAGCTCGCGGCGCCCCGAGCCAGAACCGGCTCCACTTTCTCGGCGAGCCCTTGCCGGCATGATCGACCTGTCGATCGCTTGGACGCTGCCAAGAACGTTGCTGGCCGCGTCGGTTGGCGCACTGGAATTCAGTGAACTGATTGCCTCGCCGTGGTACTGGCCGTTCGTCGTGGCCAGTTGCGTTTGGTTCGTCGCCTACTTCGGCGCGACCGAAGGCTTCATCAATCAGTCGCTGGGAAAACGCTTGCTGGGTCTGCGTGTCACGACCAAGTCCGGGCGGCAGATTGGAATCAAACGTGCGGTCGCTCGTTCGCTACTCTCGCTGCTAGCCGTTCAGACTTTGCTGGTCATGCAGGCGTTGTTTGTTTTCGATCTTGTCGGCTTTGGTTTGCCGGGCTGGTTGTACGGAGTGATTTACTTATCGATCGGATTGACATTGTTGTTGTTGCCGATGGTCACGATGCGTCGGCGAAACGCAATGGCGACCGTTTGGGACAAACTCACGCAAACGCGAGTTGTGATGCCGGCCGTCGATGCGGTGCGGCTGAAGGTGTGGGATAGGCTTCCAGCCTGTCTTGAACAGGAATTGAGTGACAGGATGGAAGCCTATCCTACGGAGATTGGTCCGTATCGTTTGACGCGGATCGTCCGCGATCCGGATTGGATTGAGGCCATTGATCCGGCGCTGCAACGAATTGTATGGCTGAAGAGGCGAACCGAACCACTGGAACCGTGCCGTCGCGAAGTTGCTCGGCCGGGGCGTTTGCGTTGGCTGCAGAGCGTTTGCAAGCAAGATGAGGTTTGGGATGCGTTCGAAACCAAACCCGGTGTGCCAGCGGCTCAGATTGTTTCGAACAGTAACGTGACCTGGGAAGCCTCGGGCCACTGGCTGTATGACCTTTCGCTCGAACTTGCTTCGGCCAGCGATGATCGAACGTTGCCTCAAGAACTTTCGCTTGATCACGTGTGGATCACGCAGCAAGGGCATGCGGTGTTGCTTGACGATGCTTATCCCCAAGGTTCTGAAACGACAAACAACGTCGTGGATCTTGTTGAAGATCCCACCGAGCAAGGGGCTTTGACAAGCTCCACTACAAAGCTGACACAAAATTTCTTATCCAACGTCGCTGCGACCACCCGGCCACACACCATCCCGCTGCGAGCACGCGCGCTTCTTGTCAATTTACGACTCGGCAAGTTCGATCGTTTGAGCTTTCTGGCTGGCAATCTTCGTTCGCTGTTGACCAAACCGGCGAGAATTGACCGTGGTAGCCGTGCGACGGCGTTGCTGACGGTGCCGCTGCTGTTGATCGCAACGGCCTGGATCACCGGGCAAGCGAACGAGCAATCGTATCGAGCAGCGTCCGCGCGGTGGTCGGCCGCCTATCCGGGGTTACCTCCACTGAGCACCGTGTTACTGTTCCGTCATCCGCTGCAAGAACGCATCGGTGAGCAGACGTTGCGGATTCATTTGGCCGGCCACTACTCCGAATTTCTCGACGATTTACAGTTTCGTGACGATCGTACGGACATTGTTGCAACGCTCGGCGATCCCGCGATGCAAGACTTCTTACGACGGACGCTCAAGCGGCCACCGAAATTCAGCGTCGCCGAATTGAAGCGAGCCGATCGACGCGTCGCCGATGGCTTGCAGATCATTTTCGCAACATGGAAACGCTCCCGAACGCTGGAAATGCTGGGATTGGCGTTGTTCGTGTTGGCCTTCACCGGAACAGTGCAGTTGGCCGCCATCATGCTCAGTGGCAGAACAGTCGGACAAGCCGTTTTCGGCTATGCCGTTGTTGACGATGCGGGCGCACCGGTGGGGCGATTGCGGATGATCGCCCGCTGGCTGGTCACTTGGATTCCCATCGCCATCGTGCTGTGGCTGACTCAGATCAATCCGTGGGCCTATTTGGCTCTGGTCCCATGGCTCGCCGCCGCCATTTTTGCAATCCGGTCGCCTGAAAGAGGGCTGCCGGAACAATTGACCGGGACTTGGTTGGTCCCGAGGTGA
- a CDS encoding TolC family protein, with product MPQGEPLSYQEAMSLVLTESPELAAARAKLAADRVTIRREQVEWVPDIVAEGGAGYNFEAKETTATAGVSIELPVFDRNQGTIRQAQLDYRRQQEEIRRTELMLQQQMANVYQQYLTALQIATEYDRVIIPEAELAYQELLESYKANRVDWPTVLDAQMDYFESRLTRVQHLEQVRTNEVLVGGYLLHGGLMTAPGPTPPGHIDAVAKPR from the coding sequence ATGCCGCAAGGTGAACCGCTTTCTTATCAGGAGGCGATGTCTTTGGTGCTGACCGAAAGCCCAGAACTTGCCGCCGCCCGAGCGAAGTTGGCAGCGGACCGTGTCACCATCAGACGCGAACAGGTCGAGTGGGTTCCTGACATCGTTGCCGAAGGCGGAGCCGGATACAACTTCGAGGCTAAAGAGACAACGGCAACCGCAGGCGTGTCCATCGAGTTACCCGTGTTCGATCGCAACCAGGGCACCATTCGCCAAGCTCAATTGGACTATCGCCGGCAACAGGAAGAGATTCGACGAACCGAGTTGATGCTGCAGCAGCAGATGGCCAACGTCTACCAACAGTATTTGACGGCACTGCAAATCGCGACGGAATACGATCGGGTGATCATTCCCGAAGCCGAATTGGCCTATCAAGAATTGCTCGAAAGCTACAAAGCGAACCGTGTTGATTGGCCGACCGTTCTGGACGCACAGATGGATTACTTCGAATCACGTTTGACCCGAGTCCAGCATCTCGAACAAGTCCGCACGAACGAAGTTCTCGTCGGGGGCTACCTGTTGCACGGCGGATTGATGACAGCCCCCGGACCAACGCCACCAGGGCACATCGACGCCGTCGCGAAGCCTCGTTAG